In one window of Streptomyces roseofulvus DNA:
- a CDS encoding siderophore-interacting protein, with translation MTNAETAPFQFFSLQVDRTRRLGPSLVRVTFTGATGGELKGFAAGGRDQSLSLFLPHPGQEAPVLPPLDDPDMYGILGAWRAMPDDVRAVMRSYTVRAQRTEPVDEIDIDFAVHEDGGPACRWAQHAKRGDRVVVLGPAVADNTGVRFRLPEGADSVLIWADETALPAASAILEWLPAETRAQVFLEVPYSGDRMELATEADATVTWLVREEGAPSGLEAIAGAELPGESPYVWIAGESGAVKALRRHFVRERGLDRRRVTFVGYWRKGLSEDALREVPDETTQDAERDETA, from the coding sequence ATGACGAACGCCGAGACCGCCCCGTTCCAGTTCTTCTCCCTCCAGGTCGACCGGACACGGCGGCTCGGCCCGTCACTGGTCCGCGTCACCTTCACCGGAGCGACCGGCGGGGAGCTGAAGGGCTTCGCCGCCGGCGGGCGCGACCAGTCGCTCTCGCTCTTCCTGCCCCACCCCGGCCAGGAGGCCCCGGTCCTGCCGCCGCTGGACGACCCCGACATGTACGGGATCCTCGGCGCCTGGCGGGCCATGCCCGACGACGTCCGGGCCGTGATGCGCTCGTACACCGTCCGTGCCCAGCGCACGGAGCCGGTGGACGAGATCGACATCGACTTCGCCGTCCACGAGGACGGCGGCCCGGCCTGCCGCTGGGCGCAGCACGCGAAGCGCGGTGACCGGGTGGTCGTGCTCGGCCCGGCGGTCGCCGACAACACCGGTGTCCGCTTCCGGCTGCCGGAGGGCGCCGACTCGGTGCTGATCTGGGCGGACGAGACGGCGCTGCCCGCCGCCTCCGCGATCCTGGAGTGGCTGCCGGCCGAGACCCGTGCCCAGGTCTTCCTCGAAGTGCCGTACTCCGGCGACCGGATGGAGCTCGCCACGGAGGCCGACGCCACGGTCACCTGGCTGGTCCGGGAGGAGGGCGCGCCCTCCGGCCTGGAGGCGATCGCGGGCGCGGAGCTGCCCGGGGAGTCGCCGTACGTGTGGATCGCGGGCGAGTCCGGAGCGGTCAAGGCGCTGCGGCGGCACTTCGTGCGCGAGCGCGGGCTCGACCGGCGCCGGGTGACGTTCGTCGGCTACTGGCGCAAGGGGCTGTCGGAGGACGCCCTGCGCGAGGTGCCGGACGAGACGACACAGGACGCGGAGCGGGACGAGACCGCCTAG
- a CDS encoding ABC transporter substrate-binding protein: protein MPSNARATSLTRRGILAAGGALGLGAVLAACGDDKKSTGSSASASAKSGSWEFKDDRGQTVKTKSTPKNIVAFTGTAAALKDFGVEVTGVFGPTYVEDPKTKAKKADVQAGDLDITKVKVIGNVWGEFNIEEYLKLQPEVLITDMWEKDALWYVPEEQKAKILKIAPSVALWAAGKSMPSVLQRHADLAASLGADVQSEQVKKDKARFEAAAERLRKVAQGKKDIKVLIGSGAPDTFYVSTPVRPTDTLFFQELGINLVVPTKLDPSGWFELLSWENVDKYKADVILLDNRTGTLQPEQLKAKPTWAALPAVKAGQVFPRVTEPVYSYAKCAPLLEDLATALENAKKVS, encoded by the coding sequence ATGCCCAGCAACGCCCGAGCCACCTCCCTCACCCGCCGCGGCATCCTCGCCGCGGGCGGCGCCCTCGGGCTCGGCGCCGTGCTCGCCGCCTGCGGTGACGACAAGAAGAGCACCGGCTCCTCGGCGTCCGCCTCCGCCAAGTCCGGCTCCTGGGAGTTCAAGGACGACCGCGGCCAGACCGTGAAGACCAAGTCGACGCCGAAGAACATCGTCGCCTTCACCGGCACGGCCGCCGCCCTCAAGGACTTCGGCGTCGAGGTCACCGGCGTCTTCGGCCCGACCTACGTCGAGGACCCGAAGACCAAGGCGAAGAAGGCCGACGTCCAGGCCGGCGACCTCGACATCACCAAGGTGAAGGTCATCGGCAACGTCTGGGGCGAGTTCAACATCGAGGAGTACCTCAAGCTCCAGCCCGAGGTCCTCATCACGGACATGTGGGAGAAGGACGCCCTCTGGTACGTGCCGGAGGAGCAGAAGGCCAAGATCCTGAAGATCGCGCCCAGCGTCGCCCTGTGGGCCGCCGGCAAGTCGATGCCGTCCGTCCTCCAGCGCCACGCCGACCTGGCCGCCTCGCTCGGCGCCGACGTGCAGAGCGAGCAGGTCAAGAAGGACAAGGCCCGCTTCGAGGCCGCCGCCGAGCGCCTGCGCAAGGTCGCCCAGGGCAAGAAGGACATCAAGGTTCTCATCGGCTCCGGCGCCCCGGACACCTTCTACGTCTCCACCCCGGTCCGCCCGACCGACACGCTCTTCTTCCAGGAGCTCGGCATCAACCTCGTCGTCCCGACGAAGCTGGACCCGTCCGGCTGGTTCGAGCTCCTCAGCTGGGAGAACGTCGACAAGTACAAGGCCGACGTCATCCTCCTCGACAACCGCACCGGCACCCTCCAGCCGGAGCAGCTGAAGGCCAAGCCCACCTGGGCCGCGCTGCCCGCCGTCAAGGCCGGCCAGGTCTTCCCGCGCGTGACCGAGCCGGTCTACTCCTACGCCAAGTGCGCCCCGCTCCTGGAGGACCTGGCCACCGCCCTGGAGAACGCGAAGAAGGTGTCCTGA